One Patescibacteria group bacterium genomic window, CTTTTGCAAAACTTCTCCTAAAACTTCAAGATGTTTAGCGATGGAGCTTTCTAACTTTTCGGTTAAACCGCTCGTGTCTTTCCCTTGCTCTTTGGCTAACCTGGCGGTTTCGATGGCCCGGAGAAGATAGTTTTCGCCTTTATTAATGGTCGTCTGGCCCAGGTCCGCTTTTTGACTTTCGATCAAAGTTTTGCCCGCGCCTAGTCTTTTATCGGCCATCAAAATTAAAAACTCGGCTTTTTTCAAAGGATCACGGATCAAAAAATCCACCAGTCTGTCTCTTAACATTTTTAAGGAATACAAAGGATGATCCGGCAAGATCCCGGGATAGGGCAAAGAATAATTGACTTTAGGTTGAGCGGTGGGGCTGGCCGCTTTTAAGGGGCCCGCTTGGGTCGCGGCTAGGGTCGTTTTCCCTAAAATTAAAGAAACAAAGATCATTAATAATAGTCCTAAAAATATTTTTCTCATTTTTTCCTCCTTGCCCTCCATAGTTTTAACGAAGGAGGGTCTTTTTTTATTATACACGAATTATCAAAAAGTCAAACGGGGGGGGTAGCAAAGAAAGGAAGCTGTCGATAAGATTCCAGGAAACCAAAGAAACCGAAATTCAAAAGATCAAGAACCAAGAATTATAGCGAAACGAAAGCCGACGTCTTCGTACGAGTAACCAGGAGAAGCCTTGCTGATGTGAGCAGCTCCACCGTTACCAAAGAAACCAACAATAATACGGCAAGAACTATCCCCGTGAAATTCTGTGTTTGTCCACTCATAAGTGTTAGTTCCTCCCCAACCTTCACGATTAGCCAGTAAATTCCACTCATGAACCTCAAGCATTCTCGCGTCCAGACTGCTGGGTAGCCCAGCTTTCCAAAGAATATCTGGTTTGGCTTTTTGAATGGCAGCTTGGGCATTGTTCCAAATAACATTGAAACGCCTAGAAAGTCCTAACATGTCTCCGCCTGATGTTTCATCCTCATATAAGCTATCACGGGAAGGTTTAGGCATAGTTTCTACTGCCAACCAAACTCCAGGAAATCGTGGAAAGTCAATTTCCCCATTCATTACCATCCTCCAATACTCTTCTGTCAGGTTTCTGCTTATCCACGGGTTGACCCACTCTTGGCTGCTTAATGATTCAACTTTTCTCCAGCCTGGATAGCGTTCCTGAAGCTTTTTTAAATACCCTTTTTCACCC contains:
- a CDS encoding DUF5667 domain-containing protein — protein: MEGKEEKMRKIFLGLLLMIFVSLILGKTTLAATQAGPLKAASPTAQPKVNYSLPYPGILPDHPLYSLKMLRDRLVDFLIRDPLKKAEFLILMADKRLGAGKTLIESQKADLGQTTINKGENYLLRAIETARLAKEQGKDTSGLTEKLESSIAKHLEVLGEVLQKAPEQAKPGLQNALKNSRKGYQRVLELKTQK